TTTCACCATGTCCATCTCCGAGACAAGCTTGGTCATGCCTTGCAGGATATCATCCACCAAGACCTCTTCCTTGAACTTCACCAGGCAAAGATGCTTGACCTCCCCCATTGCTGAAGCTCCAAAAAACCAAAAGGTGCAAAGAAAAAGCTCTCCTCACACTACACCTCCAGGTGAAGTGCCTTTGCAGGAGAGTGTGATCATCACACCATGCTGCTGGCCACCATTTTAAGGgcagagtgagtgagtgagtgagtgagtgaagAGCTCTGCATCTGCTCCGATGagggccaccaccaccgacagGAATCACTGTAAAACTTATTAAGGCCTTTCATGGCAGTACACTTGATTGAATCATGTCTGCACAGTCCAGCCCCCACACTGTTGCAAAGGCAGCAGGGAAGATGAAGTGATGAACcattgctgctgcctgctggttTGATCAACCACACAGTTTAGATCTAGCAGGAGGCCATGATTGGGCCAGCCGACATCGTTGCGTGGACAACCATAGGCTGTTCTCCTGGCCCTGCAAGATTTGGTTTTCAGAGGAGAGATCATAATCTGGACTTTAATCTTCAGATCTTggatcagagattcagagttATGTAGCATTGTGCTGGCTCCCACCATTATCATGCTTTGAGTGCTTGACCAACTAATCTCAGGCACTTTACCATGGCAGCATCAGACTCTTAACAAAAATAGGACATTGGAGCCACATGCTGCTGCAGTTACCGTATGAATGGCACTGTGCTGATGTCTGACTAACTTGCTTCCAAGTAGATACAGTCACAGACAAGATGGCAAATCGGTCGCTGATCTTGATGCTGTTCAGGGAGAATTTTTGCATGACTACATGAGTGAGACAGCTACATTGTGTTCCTCTCATACCCTGATCCATGAACTAATCAAGATGCCCTCCTCCTGTTTTCTGATTGTATTGACAGCTACTTCTCTTTGTGATTTTGCAGATGTACTGCTGTTGACAACAACAATTCATCAGTCGGGATGCAATAAGTGAGACAAGCTATTTAATGCAATGAGCCCTTGAATATGATTAACAAATAAATGTGTTTTCTAACAAGAAACCTGAACAATTTTCTCATATTTACATCCTTCAAAGTAACCTATGTCCTATAACAGCCATCCATGAATCCACCTGTATTGCTGCTTATAATTTTACATGTAGTTTACCCTGAAGACAGCAGACTGCACAACAGTCACTTGCAGGATCTTAGCTAGGTAGATCATGATCTGTCTTGAATACGATGATTCTCCACATGCTTTTTCATTGTTTGGTTGTTAATTTCACCAGGAGGATTAACTTCAGATGATGGCAAGTTGTTATCCCCTTCCACTGATGGACTATATAATGTCCGATTCGACTGGTCAGGTTCATTTATAAGAACCTGAGATGTCCTTGGTGAATGCCCCGTGCCGACAAACAGGCAATTGCATTGATCTGATCTTGATGGTTCAGGGGAACATGGAGGTATTATCACTTCACTTGGTAGAGGAGACATTGTCTGCTTGCTATCAGGGTAGTCACACAATGAAATTCTACAAACCGGGCATGTTGAGTGCTGCATCAACCAAATATCTATGCACACCGCATGAAAATCGTGGCCACAGTAAGGAAGAATACGAAGTACGTCTTTCTCTTCATAGTCTGCAAGACAGACAACACACCTGCCAACAATGGAAGGAAATGATTCAGAATATAATATTGGTGTAATTGGGAAAATGCTAACAATCATCTATAGAAACACAAATCACAATTCAGATACTAGTAGTATTTATCAGAGTTGACAACAGTTTATCAACACTTTAACTATAAAATACAATCCCACAATGGATGATGCCAAACATGGAAACCTCTTATTTGATACAGCAAAACCACTATAGCGAATAGCGccaatatgaatatatgattaaCAGAAGCATCTCTGTAGCTTCTTTAGATACACATCGCACAACCAACCTAATCCAAGCTTCCATCCCATCAAGCACAGGTGAGGGTTTAACCTACTTGATGACAGTGCCTCATCCTTCCTCCTTGACTTATTCAACAGAACTTAATGTCTGCATTCTGTTATGTGATTGACCTAATGATCTTAGCTGTTTGGTAATAATTCGAGTTTTCAGGGATCTCACGATTCAATAGTCAATCTCCAATTAAACACAACAATCAACACTATGGTACTAAAAAAGTCATACTGTTTCTATTAGGCACTAACATCCACATGATAACTTATTTGATACTAAACAATCAATCAAAATACTCAAGGACAACGTCTTGGTACTTCAAACTTCATTGCAAGGCGGTGTTTTTTCTTCAGGATTTTAAGTAGCAGTTATCTATGACTGCCTTACCAAGAAGATATTAGGGGTTGGAGGCAACCACGTGCTTGCGAAACATTAAATTGGAAAATGTTGGGCAGGAGGCAATATTACCTTTTATGAAAATAAAAGGGAGTAAGTCTCAATTGTTGTTTCTCAGTTCAGGTCATCTATTATAAtcattaacaatatatacttgCAAATGATGTAAATTTGTAGAACCCAAATTCGCTCATACCGTTTAAGAAACTATTGCATTCAACAATAGAAACTGAATCATGTCATGTTGGCATATCCGCCCGGAGAATGACATACTCAGTACTAGTATGTTGAGaagaattcaaatttcaaataatatgTGAAGATTCGGCGCTCATAGAAGAACACCTAACGAACATAGATGCATGCTTCTATGCTAGTATCATCCATCGACTACGGAGAAGAGCTTCACAGATCTAAAAACACCTAAACTCCTAAAAACAGTAGTCATCCAGTAAGTGGACATCCAGGAGAATCTCAACTAAACACTGACAGTGACATGTGCTCAAACAGAAAATCTCAAACATATAATATAAAATCCATAATAGTTGATAGATCCCCTTTTCCTCACTCGTATGAGGGCGCCCCCGCAACTACAATGCCCTAATTCAGTGGGCATTCAATCCCCCGGTCACCGACTCGATCCTACCAACTGAAACG
The nucleotide sequence above comes from Oryza glaberrima chromosome 11, OglaRS2, whole genome shotgun sequence. Encoded proteins:
- the LOC127754663 gene encoding putative RING-H2 finger protein ATL71 gives rise to the protein MASGVSTSMVLTLLGFCGSVLFIVFVCTRLACSLLRRHRRRRRARLPAASSHFLSSVYVVDHHRHLPPSGLDPATVAAFPTRAFLGAAPRGHASASSSSSSSSDAAAQCVVCLADYEEKDVLRILPYCGHDFHAVCIDIWLMQHSTCPVCRISLCDYPDSKQTMSPLPSEVIIPPCSPEPSRSDQCNCLFVGTGHSPRTSQVLINEPDQSNRTLYSPSVEGDNNLPSSEVNPPGEINNQTMKKHVENHRIQDRS